The following coding sequences are from one Thermostaphylospora chromogena window:
- a CDS encoding AzlC family ABC transporter permease, translating to MFRSAKRTLGPETVRDIALVCGASVLLGMSFGAIAVGTGFPVWAPSLLSVIVFAGTSQFIFVGLVAAGSGPLTAVLAGLLVNVRHLPYGLAVGDAMGRGWWQRLLGAHLLTDEAAAFALAQNAPARRTAAFWTSALGVFGSWNAGVIVGALAGTAITDTDAFGLDAAFPAALLALILPSLKDRAMRCAALTGSAIALAATPFLPTGVPVLLSLIAVLPLLRARPAERARAVETSRLDEGAAT from the coding sequence GTCCGGGACATCGCACTGGTCTGCGGGGCCAGCGTGCTCCTGGGGATGTCCTTCGGCGCCATCGCCGTCGGGACCGGGTTCCCGGTGTGGGCACCGTCGCTGCTGTCGGTGATCGTGTTCGCTGGAACCTCGCAGTTCATATTCGTCGGGCTGGTCGCCGCAGGCAGCGGGCCGCTGACCGCCGTGCTGGCCGGGCTGCTGGTCAACGTCCGGCATCTGCCGTACGGGCTGGCCGTGGGCGACGCGATGGGCCGCGGCTGGTGGCAGCGGCTTCTCGGCGCTCACCTGCTGACGGACGAGGCGGCGGCCTTCGCGCTGGCGCAGAACGCCCCCGCTCGGCGCACCGCCGCGTTCTGGACCTCCGCTCTGGGGGTGTTCGGCTCCTGGAACGCCGGTGTGATCGTCGGCGCGCTCGCGGGCACGGCGATCACCGACACCGACGCGTTCGGCCTGGACGCCGCCTTCCCCGCCGCGCTGCTCGCGCTGATCCTGCCCTCCCTCAAGGATCGCGCCATGCGCTGCGCGGCCCTGACCGGCTCGGCGATCGCGCTGGCCGCCACGCCGTTCCTGCCCACGGGGGTGCCGGTGCTGCTGTCCCTGATCGCCGTGCTGCCTCTGCTGCGGGCCCGTCCCGCCGAGAGGGCCCGCGCCGTTGAAACATCCCGTCTCGACGAGGGGGCGGCAACATGA